The following proteins are encoded in a genomic region of Aerosakkonema funiforme FACHB-1375:
- the mgtE gene encoding magnesium transporter: MLTQEGRVALSDIADLNQLKFELNRIPAVDVGDYIAELLPERRAIAFRLLKKDHAIDVFEYLPPEVQEELINSLHNAHVCQIVGSMRPDDRAELFDELPAGVVKRLVQQLNAEERRATATILGYPEGTAGRVMTTEYVRLREGLTVGEALHKIRLSDEDKETIYYAYVTDDNRKLLKVVSLRQLLFTFPDVLVGDIASDRVVRVRTDTPQEEVAQLMKRYDLIAAPVVDREDRLVGIVTIDDVVDILEEEATEDIQKLAGVSGGDEAAWSPPLVTLRKRLPWLLINIGLYIAAASAIAPFQHVISSVTVLAVIMPILANSSGNVGFQVLSVTVRGLGVGEITPQDTLAILRKEILAALGTAIALALSLGTLSLIWSPPHQRWVSSIAGLVMAINVLIAATLGTLLPMGLKRLNLDPALISGPLLTTSLDTIGFLTFLTLISSALKFFNG, translated from the coding sequence ATGCTCACTCAGGAAGGACGTGTTGCACTATCGGATATTGCCGATTTAAATCAACTCAAGTTTGAACTAAATCGCATACCGGCTGTTGATGTAGGAGATTACATTGCAGAACTGCTACCAGAACGGCGAGCGATCGCATTTCGTCTGCTCAAAAAAGACCACGCGATCGATGTCTTTGAATATCTACCGCCAGAAGTGCAGGAAGAACTGATTAATTCCCTGCACAACGCCCATGTTTGTCAAATTGTGGGTTCAATGCGACCGGATGACCGGGCAGAATTATTTGACGAACTGCCAGCTGGGGTAGTAAAGCGGCTGGTACAGCAACTGAACGCGGAAGAAAGACGGGCGACGGCGACAATTCTGGGGTATCCGGAAGGAACTGCCGGTCGGGTGATGACGACGGAATACGTCCGGTTGCGGGAGGGATTGACGGTTGGGGAAGCCCTCCACAAAATTCGTTTGAGCGATGAAGATAAGGAAACAATATACTACGCTTACGTCACGGATGACAACCGCAAATTGCTGAAGGTGGTTTCGCTGCGGCAGTTGCTGTTTACGTTTCCGGATGTATTGGTAGGCGATATTGCTAGCGATCGCGTCGTCAGAGTCCGCACGGATACACCGCAGGAAGAAGTAGCGCAACTGATGAAGCGTTATGACTTGATCGCCGCGCCGGTGGTCGATCGGGAAGATAGATTGGTCGGAATTGTCACCATTGATGATGTTGTAGACATTTTAGAAGAAGAAGCAACTGAGGATATTCAGAAACTGGCGGGGGTCAGCGGCGGTGACGAAGCGGCGTGGTCTCCTCCGCTGGTGACCCTTCGCAAGCGTCTGCCGTGGCTGCTGATCAATATCGGTCTGTATATTGCCGCCGCAAGTGCGATCGCGCCTTTCCAACACGTTATTTCATCTGTTACCGTCTTGGCAGTAATTATGCCGATTTTGGCAAACAGCAGCGGCAATGTGGGCTTTCAGGTTTTATCGGTGACAGTACGAGGACTTGGTGTGGGTGAAATTACTCCCCAAGATACTCTGGCTATTTTGCGGAAGGAAATTTTGGCAGCATTGGGTACTGCGATAGCATTGGCGCTTTCTTTAGGTACTCTTTCGTTGATTTGGTCTCCCCCTCATCAGCGATGGGTATCCTCGATCGCCGGACTGGTCATGGCTATTAACGTGTTGATCGCTGCCACCTTGGGAACGCTGTTGCCAATGGGATTGAAGCGATTGAATCTCGACCCTGCTTTGATCAGTGGGCCATTGCTTACTACGTCGCTGGATACGATCGGATTCTTAACTTTTCTAACCTTAATTTCATCAGCTTTGAAATTTTTTAATGGCTAG